The following is a genomic window from Marinococcus sp. PL1-022.
CGGGCAGTGACGTCACCTGGCAATGAAGCTTCCGTGGCATTTCATCAGGCGATGGGATTTAATCTGTTGGCGGGGGACAAAACGGAGAACGGGGTCCCGGTACATACTGACTATGACGGAGAAGGACAGGATCGCATACTTTTTGAAAAAAAGCTGTAAAACAGCCGGCTTCTCTTTTTATAGAGAGCCGGCTTTAGCTGTCTTATTCTTTTACAGCGGCAAATTCACGCAGGATCCGGACGGTGGTGGCCCGGATTAAATCGGGGAGAACGTGAAAGGAGTAAGGCTTGTAGACCCTCTCAGTCCATTTATGCCCGTCCTTCCCGTAAACACCCATGTTGATGGAGGAGATGTTCAGCTGCTTTATAGCTTCGACCGGCACTGGATAAAGGGTGTCTCCCTCCGGTAAATTTTTCAGCAGAGGCTGAAGCTCTGCATCTGATTCCTGAATGGATAAAAAGCTGCCGTCGGATAAATAGGGAAAGAAATTGCGCATCTCAAATATTTCCCCGGTACCGGCCGCGTTGTCCTGAAGAATAGAGGAGAGGGATGCCTTCAGCTGCCGGTGCCGGCTATTATCATCTGTTAAATAATTATGCGGGAGAAACGGCGGAGCGTAAAAGAAAATGATCTGCGGTGCTTTATCCGGATCAAGCTCGCGCAGAGCGTGCACCAGTTCAAAGCTTCGCAGCCGGAGATCCATGCCGGCGGTTTCAGAAAGCCGTTTTTGAATGGCTGCCTGCGTGTCGAGTCCCTTTTGTTCGAGTTCAAGGCGGTAGTTTTCATACGTCTTAACGTCTATTTCCCAGGAAATATTTTTCGGAGGCATGCCGGTGACCTCGATGTATCTATCGTATTGAGAAGCAAAGTACTGCTCCGATTCTGCTGCTGCCCGACGTGCCGCCTGAAGCATTTGTTCGGTTACCTGTTCCGCGGTGGTTTCGTATAAAAAGTAATTAAAATACAGCCGGCTGCCTGAAGCAGTCTGAACAGTATAGCTTTCCTTCGTATCACGCTGATAAAGACATGTCGGGGGTAAAATCAGCTCTCCAGGAATATGCTCGGTTAAGTCATAATTGTTGTGGATGCGCTCCGTGAGCTTAGCGGCAACGAAATTAGGATCTACGCCGGCAAGCGTATCACCAACGTGCACTTCGCGCCCAAAAACGAAAAAGGCAGGAAGCAGTTTTCCGGCGGTTCCTGTATAGATGTACTTTGTGGTATCTCCTTCATACAGTGGGGCAATAAAGTCGTTATTAATCGCGAGCAGGTACTGAAGGCCGTGAGAACGTTTTAAATCACGAAGAACAGGCAGTGCGCCGATAAGGCCGCAGTGCTCGCTTTCTTCATCGGGATTCAGTAAAAGCAGGATATTGCCTTCAAGTTTTTCCGGATGCTCCGAGAAATAAAGCAGATTCACGATATGCACGGCGATGCCGCTTTTCATATCGACGGACCCGCGTCCGAACATCCAGTCTCCGCTTTGGGCATCTGTCTGCGCTTCGGGATCATTTGTATAGCTTTGAAAGTAAGAAAGCAGTTCTTTTGGTGAACAGGCCTGGTGTTTAATGTTTCCATAATCTTCGATTCCTACTGTATCGATGTGGGAATGATAAAGGATTGTCTGGGCTGAAGAAGATGGGCCTTTGATAAAGGCAAACACATTCTGGCGTCCGTGAGGGTCTCCGTGAACCGGCTCTACCCAGACGCGTTCCGGGAACTGTTGGAAATAAGGAAATGTATGCAGGATGCGGTAAAGCTCCCGCGCGATGGATACTTCGCCATCGGAAGCGTTCACGCTGTTCCACTCCACCAGATATTCTGTAAGATACTCCGCCTGTTCTGCTGTGGTAAGAGACTGTAAGTTTTCGTACATTGCTGATCACCTCGCCGCAATAATTGCTGTTGTCTCTTATTCTACTGTATGAATCTGCCAAAGTAAGCAAATAAGTGAATTTTCCTGCGAAAGATTGTTTTATGTCTCAAGTCCTGAGCCGTGCAGAAATAAGCAGGGGCGCCGTATAATAAACATATAAAGGAGGAAGATGCATGACAGTAACCATTAAAGCATTTCTGCAGGCACAGCCGGGAAAAGAAGAAGCTTTGAAAACAGAGCTGAAAAAGGCGCTGGCCCCGTCGCGGGCAGAAGCAGGCTGTATAGAATATGTTCTGTATGAATCGGAAGCGCAGGACGGGGTATTTATCTTTTCCGAACAGTGGAAGGATGAAGAGGCCGTGCAGCAGCATATTCAGACTGAACATTATCAGGCCTACCGGCAGAATACAGAAAATCTTGTCGTATCAAGAGAAGTGTATAAATTGAAACCGGTGGAATAAACGAAAAGAAGCTGCTTGCCGGCAGCTTCTTTTTTGGCTTTTCCTTATTTCATCACTTCGAACCGTTCGCAGACGACTGTCATATCCTCCCGGAATATTTCCCCGACCTCTTCGAGCGCTTCGGTAAAAAATTGTTCATGTGCCTTCCACCAGTACTCGTATGAACGGTCTCCTTCCCCTTCGGCTTCAGCAAATTCTTTGGGCACTTCGTTCATCGGCATAATTTTGACGCTGGTAGTCTGGATAATGCATACCGGATCGCCGGCTCTGTTTAAAACGACGCTGTAATCCCCTATCGAAGGAAGAGGTTCATTTTCAATCTCATAAAACATGTAAGCCGAACATGTGGCCGTTTTGACTCCGGAAACGACAAGCTCTGCAAGTTCATCGGCATCTACGCCAAAGGACCAGGCCGTCACCTGTTCGGGAGGGGTCTCGTTTCGCTGCTGCCAAAAATTTTTCCAATAAGTATCTGCTGCCTGGTTCATTGCAACTCCCCGTTTCTGTGATGGTCTTTCTTTTATTAAAACATACTTCCACCGGAATATATAACTTTGAAGAGCATATTAATAGAACCCTGCTGCAAATTTATTCGCGACATCTCCAAAAGTTTATGATAAAAGTAAATAAGAAAGATTCATATCGTCATTACATTGGGAGGAAATCAGAAATGAAGCTAATCGCTGTTGATTTAGATGGAACACTTATTAAAAAAGATCGCTCCATCAGTGCAGAAAATGTAAGGACTATAAAAACCGCTCAGGAGGAGGGGGATATAGTAGCCGTCTGCTCCGGACGGTCTCTGCAGGATACTGAGGATATTTTAAAGACTGCCGGCCTGGACTGCCCGATGATGGTCGGAAACGGGGCATGGACCTATCAGGACGGGAAAAGTATTGATCAGCTGGTGATGCCTGAAGAGATTACTGAGGAACTGCTTCCCGACCTTGAAAACGAAGGTTGGTACTACGAGATATACACAAATCAGGGAGTAATACTGCTTGAAGGCGGAAAGGAGCGGCTCAGGGCAGAGGTGCAGAAGGTACAGGAAGAGAATGAGGAGATGAACACAGCCTGGGCGGAAGAGGAGATGGGCATCCAATACGCCCAGCACGGCACGGGATATATGAAGGACTACCGTGATGTGGATCCGGCAACGGCAGGAATATACAAAATATTTGTATTGTCCTTTGATCAAAAAAGATTAAAAAAACTGCGGGACCGGATGTCCCCGCGTACAGACGTTTCTTTAACTTCCTCTGGGATTACAAAGCTTGAGATCGCACACCCAAGCGTGAGCAAAGGGTATGCTCTGCGCCGCATGGCAGAAGAAATGGGTGTGCCGCTCGAAAACACAGCGGCAATTGGTGACAATTTGAATGATTTATCCATGTTTGACGTTGCCGGTACAAGTATTGCCATGGGAAATGCAGTGGAAGAAGTGATAGAAGCTGGGGATCATGTTACCAAAAGCTATATGGAAGACGGGGTAGCTTACGCAATTGAACACTATTTATAAACAGCGGAAAAGATGCAAAAAGCCAGCAGCTCTCTTTAGAGTAGCCACTGGCTTTTTTGCTGAAGTTGTTTAAATTTCGCCTGCTCCCATGTAGCGCGGTGCCCAGTAGGAGCTGTTCATGCTTGAGACAGTAACACCGGTGGAAGCGCCTGCGTGAATAAATTCGTTGTTTCCAGCGTAAATACCAGCATGGGATGCGCCGCCCCGTGTATCAAAGAAAACGATATCGCCAACAGACGGGCTTGAAACCTTTGTGCTTGCACTATAAATAGAGGCCACAGTACGCGGCATGCTTTTGCCGTGTTTATCATATACGTAGTTGATAAAGCCGCTGCAGTCGAACCCGCTTGAAGACATGCCGCCCCATACGTAAGGAGTGCCCATGTACTGCTTGGCTGTACTGACGATGTCTGAACCAGTGCCAGTTGAAACGCCGGCTACTTGTTCATTGCTGCTCGAGCTGCTGGCAGAAGAACCGTCGTAATCCATCAGGGCACTCTGCGTGGACGGCCCTGCTACTCCGTAGTAGCTGCCGGCAGGAGACGAGATGCCTGTTGCCGATTGGAAGTCCTTAACAGCCTGGAGCGTTTTAGGACCAAAACGGAAACCGGTGTAGCCCTCGAAGAAGCCGTGCTCTTTTAGTTTCTTTTGAAGAGCGTTTACGGAAGAATTCACATCACCGTAGGATAATGAACCGTGGCTTCCAATGGAAGTGGAGCTAGAACTGCCCGATGTGTTTGAAGAGGAACTGGATCCGATTACGTCCATTAATGCTCCCTGAGTCGAAGGTCCTGCTACTCCGTAATAGTTACCTGCTGGAGATGAAATGCCTTCTGCCGATTGGAAATCCTTAACAGCCTGAAGGGTTTTAGGGCCGAAGCGGGAACCGGTATATCCTTCAAAGTATCCTTCTTCTTTTAATGCTTCCTGAAGATCATTTACGGAAGAGTTTACATCACCATAGGATAAAGAACCATGATCATCAATTGCTGCATCCGCTGCCTGAGGGCCTGCGAATAGTACTCCTGCTGTTACTGCTGTTCCAAATAAGTATTTTTTCATTATGTGTGTTCACTTGCTTTTTCTATCATCCGCTGTCTTATATATGTAGGAGTATAATGATAAGTTTTTCGATATGATTACTGGATTTTATAAGTATAAATGGTAGACAGGCTAATGGATGTAGCGAAGTGAAGCTGCACCTCCTAAATGTATTTTTGTGAGTCTTTAGTATGTGTTTTTCTATAAACCCAATTCTATAAGAATGTGAGAGACAATTCAATAATGTGCAAGTTTTGTAATATAGTTTTAATAAAAATGCTTT
Proteins encoded in this region:
- a CDS encoding ASCH domain-containing protein, translating into MNQAADTYWKNFWQQRNETPPEQVTAWSFGVDADELAELVVSGVKTATCSAYMFYEIENEPLPSIGDYSVVLNRAGDPVCIIQTTSVKIMPMNEVPKEFAEAEGEGDRSYEYWWKAHEQFFTEALEEVGEIFREDMTVVCERFEVMK
- a CDS encoding NlpC/P60 family protein → MKKYLFGTAVTAGVLFAGPQAADAAIDDHGSLSYGDVNSSVNDLQEALKEEGYFEGYTGSRFGPKTLQAVKDFQSAEGISSPAGNYYGVAGPSTQGALMDVIGSSSSSNTSGSSSSTSIGSHGSLSYGDVNSSVNALQKKLKEHGFFEGYTGFRFGPKTLQAVKDFQSATGISSPAGSYYGVAGPSTQSALMDYDGSSASSSSSNEQVAGVSTGTGSDIVSTAKQYMGTPYVWGGMSSSGFDCSGFINYVYDKHGKSMPRTVASIYSASTKVSSPSVGDIVFFDTRGGASHAGIYAGNNEFIHAGASTGVTVSSMNSSYWAPRYMGAGEI
- a CDS encoding M20/M25/M40 family metallo-hydrolase; its protein translation is MYENLQSLTTAEQAEYLTEYLVEWNSVNASDGEVSIARELYRILHTFPYFQQFPERVWVEPVHGDPHGRQNVFAFIKGPSSSAQTILYHSHIDTVGIEDYGNIKHQACSPKELLSYFQSYTNDPEAQTDAQSGDWMFGRGSVDMKSGIAVHIVNLLYFSEHPEKLEGNILLLLNPDEESEHCGLIGALPVLRDLKRSHGLQYLLAINNDFIAPLYEGDTTKYIYTGTAGKLLPAFFVFGREVHVGDTLAGVDPNFVAAKLTERIHNNYDLTEHIPGELILPPTCLYQRDTKESYTVQTASGSRLYFNYFLYETTAEQVTEQMLQAARRAAAESEQYFASQYDRYIEVTGMPPKNISWEIDVKTYENYRLELEQKGLDTQAAIQKRLSETAGMDLRLRSFELVHALRELDPDKAPQIIFFYAPPFLPHNYLTDDNSRHRQLKASLSSILQDNAAGTGEIFEMRNFFPYLSDGSFLSIQESDAELQPLLKNLPEGDTLYPVPVEAIKQLNISSINMGVYGKDGHKWTERVYKPYSFHVLPDLIRATTVRILREFAAVKE
- a CDS encoding Cof-type HAD-IIB family hydrolase; the encoded protein is MKLIAVDLDGTLIKKDRSISAENVRTIKTAQEEGDIVAVCSGRSLQDTEDILKTAGLDCPMMVGNGAWTYQDGKSIDQLVMPEEITEELLPDLENEGWYYEIYTNQGVILLEGGKERLRAEVQKVQEENEEMNTAWAEEEMGIQYAQHGTGYMKDYRDVDPATAGIYKIFVLSFDQKRLKKLRDRMSPRTDVSLTSSGITKLEIAHPSVSKGYALRRMAEEMGVPLENTAAIGDNLNDLSMFDVAGTSIAMGNAVEEVIEAGDHVTKSYMEDGVAYAIEHYL
- a CDS encoding putative quinol monooxygenase: MTVTIKAFLQAQPGKEEALKTELKKALAPSRAEAGCIEYVLYESEAQDGVFIFSEQWKDEEAVQQHIQTEHYQAYRQNTENLVVSREVYKLKPVE